A window of the Nitrospiria bacterium genome harbors these coding sequences:
- the add gene encoding adenosine deaminase: MNGFRKKMANTPLDQIQQIEKIELHQHMDGSIPPALTWELMKDHGLNPVESIEEMENLLILQEEERGTLLRYLDKFHYPQWITQFYENISRVVEEILLEAYRKGVRTIELRYSPVMHTFAGLTLRQTISSVLSGINHAKDQAPLEAGLIVIAMRQQGPHIAKILARQAISEAQQLHDRTGVIGFDIAGAERGNPPALFQEAYRIAHSGGLGLTVHAGEDEGPECIWQAIDDLGATRIGHGCSAVHDRELLKRLARDKILVECCMTSNYQTGAVKPHEPHPIFTFLEHGVPVAICTDNTTVSATDQIREANLLLDRLSVDEISAIHKNAAQFSFLKLKEKPGSPKTGT, from the coding sequence ATGAACGGGTTTAGAAAAAAAATGGCCAACACCCCATTAGATCAGATTCAACAAATTGAAAAGATTGAACTTCACCAACATATGGATGGCTCCATTCCGCCCGCTCTGACCTGGGAACTCATGAAAGACCATGGGCTGAATCCCGTCGAAAGTATTGAAGAAATGGAAAACCTCCTGATCCTGCAGGAGGAGGAGCGAGGAACCCTTCTGCGTTATTTAGACAAATTCCACTACCCCCAATGGATCACACAATTTTATGAAAATATATCCCGGGTGGTTGAGGAAATTCTTCTGGAAGCGTATCGGAAGGGCGTCCGCACCATCGAACTGCGTTATTCCCCGGTCATGCACACCTTTGCGGGCTTAACCCTTCGGCAAACCATTAGTTCTGTATTGTCAGGGATCAACCATGCAAAGGATCAGGCACCCCTTGAAGCGGGTCTCATTGTGATTGCCATGCGTCAACAAGGGCCCCACATCGCTAAAATATTGGCGCGACAAGCTATTTCAGAAGCCCAGCAATTACACGACCGGACTGGCGTGATCGGGTTTGATATTGCAGGGGCCGAACGGGGAAACCCTCCTGCTCTGTTTCAGGAAGCCTACCGAATTGCCCATTCAGGTGGATTAGGGTTAACGGTTCATGCGGGGGAAGACGAAGGGCCGGAATGTATTTGGCAAGCCATCGATGATTTGGGAGCAACCCGGATTGGGCATGGGTGTTCCGCCGTACATGATCGTGAACTTCTCAAACGCCTTGCCCGCGATAAAATTTTAGTGGAATGTTGCATGACATCTAATTATCAAACCGGGGCGGTGAAACCCCATGAGCCCCACCCTATTTTTACCTTTCTAGAACATGGAGTCCCAGTCGCTATTTGCACAGACAATACAACCGTCTCAGCCACGGACCAGATTCGGGAAGCCAACCTTCTTTTAGACCGTTTATCCGTGGACGAAATCTCCGCCATTCATAAAAACGCAGCGCAATTCTCCTTCCTTAAACTGAAAGAAAAACCGGGTTCTCCCAAAACCGGAACATAA
- a CDS encoding zf-HC2 domain-containing protein produces the protein MENKRDCESFEILLTGYHDGVLSPAEHRKVEQHLKDCADCSLALREMVRIGEIMRETLQEEVSSQDFKDFPKPIQSQVKLKDFPFDSPRGFSWKPFLFPSAVAAGALGLLLGFVLWFETQDQRMGPFTVSIPGVQTAGPEREKIQGDLGLGIRNYALLQFILGERERAYQEMLSSIQSSPSFGENPGAYQEDLGRTIRDFAFIRHIGTYLGGTQQEVIGKGIRDMAKIQYLSESKT, from the coding sequence ATGGAAAATAAAAGAGATTGCGAATCATTTGAGATCTTGTTAACAGGTTACCATGATGGGGTTTTGTCCCCCGCTGAACACCGCAAGGTTGAACAACATCTTAAAGACTGCGCGGACTGCTCCCTTGCCCTAAGAGAAATGGTAAGAATCGGGGAGATTATGAGGGAAACCTTGCAAGAGGAGGTTTCCTCTCAGGACTTCAAAGATTTTCCAAAACCCATCCAATCCCAAGTTAAATTAAAGGATTTTCCATTTGATAGCCCCAGAGGTTTTTCCTGGAAACCGTTTTTATTTCCTTCCGCAGTGGCCGCTGGGGCCCTTGGATTGCTGTTGGGCTTTGTTTTATGGTTTGAAACCCAGGATCAAAGAATGGGGCCCTTTACTGTGTCAATTCCTGGGGTGCAGACTGCAGGACCGGAAAGGGAGAAAATCCAGGGTGATTTGGGTTTAGGTATTCGAAATTATGCTTTGCTTCAATTTATATTGGGGGAGAGGGAAAGGGCTTATCAGGAAATGCTCTCTTCCATCCAATCTTCCCCTTCTTTTGGTGAAAACCCTGGAGCCTATCAGGAGGATTTGGGGAGAACCATTCGTGACTTTGCTTTTATCCGCCATATTGGGACTTATCTGGGTGGAACTCAGCAGGAGGTTATTGGAAAGGGTATCCGTGATATGGCAAAAATCCAATATTTATCGGAATCAAAAACATAA
- a CDS encoding LON peptidase substrate-binding domain-containing protein, with the protein MRVYIPQIIPIFPLPNVVLFPKIHLPLHIFEPRYREMVQDILKGDRLLGIALLKEGWEQGYYQNPGIHPLGCIGKLIGYQALEDGRYNVILSGLTRYRIKEEFHDKPYRQAWVKPLAFTEKTPTLNPKNRHQIDRLIQTHLKARGSFPQLVTMLEKADDETLIHALCACLTLTPLEKQFLLESEDINQQSRRLLELIKMKDDNEKNEKEVKRQLFESEEDPGIL; encoded by the coding sequence ATGCGTGTTTATATTCCCCAAATCATTCCTATTTTTCCCCTTCCCAATGTGGTTCTTTTCCCAAAAATCCATCTTCCTCTCCATATTTTTGAACCAAGGTATCGGGAAATGGTTCAGGATATTCTAAAAGGAGACCGCCTTCTCGGGATCGCCCTTCTGAAAGAAGGGTGGGAACAAGGGTATTATCAAAATCCGGGGATCCATCCGTTGGGTTGCATCGGCAAACTTATCGGATACCAAGCCTTGGAAGATGGAAGATATAACGTTATTCTTTCGGGTCTAACACGATATAGAATTAAGGAGGAGTTTCACGATAAACCCTACCGACAGGCATGGGTAAAACCCCTGGCCTTTACAGAAAAGACCCCCACTCTGAATCCAAAAAACCGTCATCAAATCGATCGGTTAATCCAAACACATCTAAAAGCAAGGGGGTCTTTCCCTCAATTGGTTACGATGCTTGAAAAGGCGGATGATGAAACCCTGATCCATGCACTCTGCGCATGCCTGACCTTGACGCCTCTTGAAAAACAGTTTCTATTAGAATCAGAGGATATTAATCAGCAAAGTCGCCGTTTATTGGAACTGATTAAAATGAAGGATGATAACGAAAAAAACGAAAAGGAAGTC
- the argC gene encoding N-acetyl-gamma-glutamyl-phosphate reductase, producing METKNSIQKTNSPLKVAIVGASGYTGVELLRLLYRHPNVEIAAITSEQKAGQPIKKFFPSLGGCYSSLKFEAFQPEKIASTCSFIFLALPHKTAMDPVANLLKAGKRMVDLSADYRFNNPAVYEQVYQLPHRHPHLLGDAVYGLPEFHREKIRKAHLIGNPGCYPTGALLGLYPLLNLKHLKPEEIFIDAKSGVSGAGRSPSLASHFVEVNEGLGPYQVGKHRHAPEIEQEITSLAQKKIPMTFVPHLVPMSRGILTTLFVKMNRSISTQDLFAEYREAYSNEPFIWLLPEGEYPNTRHVLGTNGCEIGLAPTSSANCFTIFTAIDNLGKGAAGQAIQNMNLMMNYPETLGLRDPGFFP from the coding sequence ATGGAAACCAAAAATTCAATTCAAAAAACCAATTCACCCTTAAAGGTTGCCATAGTTGGAGCAAGTGGATATACCGGCGTTGAACTTTTAAGACTTCTTTATCGCCACCCCAATGTTGAAATTGCCGCCATCACCTCCGAGCAGAAGGCTGGCCAGCCCATCAAAAAATTTTTCCCTTCCCTGGGGGGCTGCTATTCCTCTTTGAAGTTTGAGGCCTTTCAACCGGAAAAGATTGCAAGCACTTGTTCCTTTATCTTTTTGGCTCTGCCCCACAAAACGGCCATGGATCCCGTGGCCAATCTTCTCAAGGCAGGAAAGCGAATGGTGGATTTAAGTGCCGATTACCGGTTTAACAATCCAGCGGTTTATGAGCAGGTGTACCAACTTCCCCACCGCCATCCCCATCTTCTTGGTGACGCGGTTTATGGACTTCCCGAATTTCACCGAGAAAAGATTCGCAAAGCCCATTTAATTGGAAACCCTGGGTGTTATCCCACAGGCGCCCTCTTGGGTCTATACCCATTGCTCAACCTTAAGCACCTGAAACCAGAGGAGATTTTCATCGATGCCAAATCGGGGGTCTCCGGTGCAGGGAGGTCTCCCAGCCTGGCCTCACATTTTGTAGAAGTGAATGAGGGGTTGGGCCCCTATCAAGTTGGGAAGCATCGGCATGCCCCGGAAATTGAACAAGAAATCACTTCTTTGGCCCAAAAGAAAATCCCCATGACCTTCGTGCCCCATCTAGTTCCCATGAGCCGGGGGATACTTACCACACTATTTGTAAAAATGAACCGGTCGATTTCAACCCAGGATCTCTTTGCTGAGTATCGGGAAGCCTATTCAAACGAGCCTTTTATTTGGCTCCTTCCCGAAGGTGAGTATCCCAATACCCGGCATGTCCTTGGCACCAATGGATGCGAGATCGGTTTAGCCCCTACATCATCCGCCAACTGCTTTACCATTTTTACGGCCATTGATAATCTGGGAAAAGGGGCCGCGGGACAGGCCATTCAAAATATGAACCTCATGATGAACTATCCGGAAACCTTAGGTTTGAGGGATCCAGGTTTTTTTCCATAA
- a CDS encoding branched-chain amino acid transaminase, which produces MLQETEKIWMNGQFVDWKEAKVHVLTHTLHYGLGVFEGIRCYQGERGPAIFRLKEHVERLFASAHIAQISIPFSPKEIEDAIRETVRVNHLQECYIRPLVYIDYGEMGLYVSENLIRVAIAAWPWGTYLGDEGLKKGIRAKVSSYTRHHVNISMTRAKITGYYANSQLAKREIKAAGFDEAILLDPDGYVAEGPGENIFIVRRGILKATAVTSILEGITRDSVLELAKEKKIPVLEERISRDELYVADEAFFTGTAAEITPIREVDNRTIGSGRPGPITLELQKSFFQIVQGKDPSHNHWLSVI; this is translated from the coding sequence GTGCTTCAGGAAACCGAAAAGATATGGATGAATGGGCAATTTGTGGATTGGAAAGAGGCAAAGGTCCATGTTTTGACCCATACGCTCCATTATGGATTGGGGGTTTTCGAAGGTATTCGGTGTTATCAGGGTGAACGAGGTCCTGCCATTTTCCGCCTAAAGGAACATGTGGAGCGGTTATTTGCCTCGGCTCATATCGCCCAAATCTCAATTCCTTTTTCTCCAAAAGAAATAGAAGATGCGATTCGGGAAACGGTCCGAGTGAATCACCTTCAAGAGTGTTATATTCGGCCATTGGTTTATATTGATTACGGGGAGATGGGGCTTTACGTTTCGGAAAACCTTATCCGAGTTGCTATCGCTGCCTGGCCTTGGGGAACTTACCTGGGGGATGAAGGTCTGAAAAAGGGAATCCGGGCTAAGGTTTCCTCTTATACACGGCATCATGTCAATATCAGTATGACACGGGCAAAAATTACCGGTTATTATGCCAACTCGCAACTCGCTAAGAGGGAGATTAAAGCCGCAGGATTTGACGAAGCCATTCTGCTGGATCCCGATGGGTATGTTGCGGAAGGTCCAGGGGAAAATATATTTATTGTTCGTAGGGGTATTTTAAAGGCCACCGCAGTTACCTCAATTTTGGAGGGGATTACACGAGATTCTGTGTTAGAGCTTGCCAAGGAAAAGAAAATCCCTGTCCTTGAGGAACGGATTTCAAGAGATGAGCTTTATGTGGCGGACGAGGCTTTTTTTACCGGGACTGCGGCTGAAATTACCCCAATACGAGAAGTGGATAATAGGACCATCGGTTCCGGCAGACCGGGTCCCATTACACTTGAACTTCAAAAAAGTTTTTTTCAGATTGTTCAAGGAAAAGATCCCTCCCACAACCACTGGCTTTCAGTGATTTGA
- the rpsI gene encoding 30S ribosomal protein S9, producing the protein MEDKGNTYYATGKRKNAIARIWLERGTGNVTVNHRAADQFFGRETLLMIIQHPINISNLSGQFDIRAQVKGGGSSGQAGAVQHAISKALLAIDPALRDPLKKEGLLTRDSRVKERKKYGQKGARKRFQFSKR; encoded by the coding sequence TTGGAAGATAAAGGAAATACCTACTATGCTACCGGAAAGCGGAAAAACGCCATTGCAAGAATCTGGCTGGAAAGGGGCACGGGCAATGTAACCGTTAACCATCGAGCTGCCGATCAATTTTTCGGACGTGAAACCTTACTGATGATCATTCAACATCCTATTAACATCTCAAACCTTTCCGGACAATTTGATATACGGGCTCAGGTTAAAGGAGGCGGTTCTTCAGGGCAAGCCGGTGCGGTTCAACATGCCATCTCAAAAGCCCTTTTGGCAATTGACCCTGCATTACGGGACCCTTTGAAAAAAGAAGGTTTACTCACAAGAGACTCCAGAGTAAAAGAGAGAAAAAAATACGGGCAGAAGGGGGCTCGAAAACGGTTTCAATTCTCCAAAAGATAA
- the nhaA gene encoding Na+/H+ antiporter NhaA, with protein MKTRKTKPTNPPKNLNKTLIIHPLQEFFQIEAIGGILLMVATGIAMICANSPFSSGYHHLWEISFKIGIGEFSIDKTLHHWINDGLMAIFFFLVGLEIKREVLAGELASLQRVILPMAGALGGMVVPALFYLTLNFGNATEVGWAIPMATDIAFALGALALLGSGIPPGLIIFLTALAIVDDLGGVLVIALFYSEKIILLPLVTGFFILLGSFLCNKGGIRKPMVYVILGIALWLAFLKSGVHATIAGILLAMTIPTRAVLTGNEFAKRIQNLLERFLSRERVDDPLEREEEQQAVIQEIEFSCHRVEAPLQRIEHGLHPWVTFVILPIFAFANAGTEIPFQELGVLISEPIIMGLILGLFVGKQAGIFLFAWVTVKLGWAKLPNGVGWTHLYGVSILGGIGFTMSLFIAGLAFLDPEMLKQAKMGILIASILSGVIGYTVLKKAIQFKPSAS; from the coding sequence ATGAAAACCCGAAAGACAAAACCTACCAACCCCCCTAAAAACCTGAATAAAACCTTAATCATTCATCCCCTTCAAGAATTTTTCCAAATCGAGGCCATTGGAGGGATCCTTTTAATGGTTGCCACGGGAATAGCTATGATATGCGCCAACTCACCTTTTTCTTCGGGCTATCACCATTTATGGGAGATCTCCTTTAAAATCGGGATAGGGGAATTCTCTATCGATAAAACCCTTCATCATTGGATCAATGATGGGCTCATGGCCATCTTTTTCTTTTTGGTTGGGTTAGAAATCAAGCGAGAGGTTCTGGCGGGGGAGTTAGCCTCCCTTCAACGGGTGATACTTCCCATGGCCGGTGCTTTGGGGGGAATGGTGGTTCCCGCTCTTTTCTATTTAACCCTAAATTTCGGAAATGCCACCGAGGTGGGATGGGCGATTCCCATGGCCACGGATATCGCCTTTGCGTTGGGAGCGCTGGCTTTATTAGGATCTGGGATTCCCCCGGGGCTAATCATCTTTTTAACAGCTCTTGCCATTGTAGACGATTTGGGGGGTGTTTTGGTGATTGCCCTCTTTTATAGCGAAAAAATTATTCTTCTTCCTTTGGTGACTGGGTTTTTCATTCTCCTGGGTTCTTTCCTCTGCAACAAAGGCGGTATTCGAAAACCAATGGTCTATGTCATTCTTGGAATTGCCTTGTGGTTAGCGTTTCTCAAATCCGGTGTTCATGCAACCATTGCCGGTATTTTGCTTGCCATGACCATTCCGACTCGGGCGGTTTTAACCGGAAACGAGTTTGCCAAAAGAATCCAAAACTTGTTGGAACGTTTTTTGAGTCGAGAACGCGTGGACGATCCTCTTGAACGGGAGGAAGAGCAACAAGCCGTTATACAGGAAATCGAATTTTCTTGTCACCGGGTGGAAGCCCCCCTTCAGCGAATTGAACACGGCCTTCACCCCTGGGTTACGTTTGTCATATTACCCATTTTTGCTTTTGCAAATGCGGGAACGGAAATCCCATTTCAGGAATTGGGAGTTTTAATTTCTGAACCGATCATAATGGGCTTAATCCTTGGGCTTTTCGTGGGGAAACAGGCTGGCATATTTCTTTTCGCCTGGGTAACGGTAAAGCTTGGCTGGGCCAAACTGCCCAATGGTGTGGGATGGACACACTTGTACGGTGTCAGCATTCTGGGAGGAATTGGCTTCACCATGTCCCTTTTTATTGCAGGATTGGCCTTTCTAGATCCAGAAATGTTAAAACAAGCCAAAATGGGAATTCTCATCGCCTCTATTTTATCGGGAGTGATAGGCTACACCGTTTTAAAAAAAGCCATCCAATTCAAGCCCAGTGCCAGTTAG
- the argJ gene encoding bifunctional glutamate N-acetyltransferase/amino-acid acetyltransferase ArgJ, whose amino-acid sequence MKKVKGGITAVTGFFASGLHCGIKLKKQPDLALIYSDVPSTAAGVFTANQFQSAPLKVTQRHLSKKHQLQAVVINSGNANAFTGTKGLRDANAMAAETARSLHLKNDRVGVSSTGVISAPLPLEKILLNISDAVRHLSPKGSRAAAQAIMTTDTQIKETAYQTKINNKVITVGGIAKGSGMIHPNMATMLCFLSTDIRIPYNILQKALHQAVETSFNSISVDGCMSPNDMVLCMANGKKSVGPLQGSGPLFRKFSALLQKVCTDLAQKIVRDGEGATKFVELRVQGAPSSQWAKKVGTAVALSPLVKTAFFGEDANWGRILSAVGNCGLKISEKQVDISFGGMPLVKNGTTNPRISEKKINQYLKGKNIVITLDLHTGKGKWVIWTCDFSYDYVRINASYRT is encoded by the coding sequence ATGAAAAAAGTAAAAGGTGGAATTACAGCGGTCACAGGATTCTTCGCCTCCGGCCTCCATTGTGGGATTAAATTAAAAAAACAACCCGATTTGGCATTAATTTACTCGGATGTTCCATCTACCGCGGCGGGGGTTTTTACGGCCAACCAATTTCAATCCGCCCCCTTGAAAGTCACCCAAAGACATCTGTCTAAAAAGCATCAACTCCAGGCTGTGGTAATCAACAGCGGAAATGCCAATGCCTTTACCGGCACCAAAGGGCTCAGGGATGCCAACGCCATGGCAGCAGAAACGGCTCGGTCTCTCCATCTAAAAAACGACCGTGTGGGAGTTTCCTCGACGGGTGTAATCAGTGCCCCCCTTCCCTTGGAAAAAATCCTCCTAAACATCTCAGATGCCGTTCGTCACCTCTCTCCAAAAGGGAGCCGGGCAGCCGCTCAGGCCATCATGACCACAGACACCCAAATTAAAGAAACCGCTTACCAAACCAAAATCAACAATAAGGTCATTACTGTTGGAGGAATTGCAAAAGGGAGCGGAATGATCCATCCTAATATGGCCACCATGTTGTGTTTTCTTTCTACCGATATTCGGATTCCCTATAATATACTGCAAAAGGCCTTGCATCAGGCGGTGGAAACCAGTTTTAACTCTATTTCCGTAGATGGTTGTATGAGTCCAAATGATATGGTGCTATGCATGGCAAACGGGAAAAAATCCGTGGGCCCCCTTCAAGGGTCAGGACCTCTTTTCAGAAAATTTTCCGCTCTTTTGCAGAAGGTTTGTACAGACTTGGCGCAAAAAATTGTCAGGGACGGGGAAGGGGCAACCAAATTTGTAGAACTCAGAGTACAGGGAGCCCCTTCTTCTCAATGGGCGAAAAAGGTTGGGACAGCAGTTGCATTGTCCCCTCTGGTCAAAACAGCGTTTTTTGGAGAGGATGCCAATTGGGGCCGCATCCTGTCAGCGGTGGGAAATTGTGGGTTAAAAATATCGGAAAAGCAGGTGGATATTTCCTTTGGGGGGATGCCCTTGGTAAAAAACGGAACCACTAATCCAAGAATTTCAGAAAAAAAAATCAATCAGTATTTAAAAGGGAAAAATATTGTCATCACACTGGACCTCCATACGGGGAAGGGAAAATGGGTAATCTGGACCTGTGATTTTTCTTATGACTATGTGAGGATCAATGCGTCCTATCGGACTTAA
- a CDS encoding 6-carboxytetrahydropterin synthase, whose product MNLPAGLNIHDQKNLFKVCRQIDFCYGHRLLHYDGKCKFPHGHNGRVEIEIVSETLDQRGMVVDFNDIKRVIQAWIDQELDHRMLLNRLDPLVKPLQDLGEPIFLMDENPTAENIAKLIYRYAVSQGFAVTQVKLWETLNSFAVYERAR is encoded by the coding sequence TTGAACTTACCAGCAGGTTTGAATATCCATGACCAAAAAAACCTTTTTAAAGTGTGCAGGCAAATTGACTTTTGCTATGGTCACAGGTTGCTTCATTATGATGGAAAATGTAAATTTCCCCATGGACATAATGGTCGTGTTGAAATTGAAATTGTTTCCGAAACCTTGGACCAGCGCGGAATGGTAGTGGATTTTAATGATATCAAACGGGTCATTCAAGCCTGGATAGACCAGGAACTAGATCATCGAATGCTTTTAAACCGACTGGACCCTTTGGTTAAGCCCTTACAGGACCTTGGGGAGCCAATTTTTTTAATGGATGAAAATCCAACGGCCGAAAACATTGCAAAATTAATATATCGTTATGCTGTCTCACAGGGATTTGCGGTAACTCAAGTTAAACTTTGGGAGACTTTAAACTCCTTCGCTGTTTATGAAAGAGCCCGGTAA
- the rplM gene encoding 50S ribosomal protein L13 — protein sequence MKTFSAKIETIERKWLLVDAKDKVLGRLASKVASLLRGKHKPIFTPHVDTGDHVIVINADQIKLTGEKLQSKVYYHHSGYTGGLKEIPAQRLFQEKPERMITLAIKGMLPKNKLGRAMIKKLKVYKGTQHPHEPQQPQAVDS from the coding sequence TTGAAAACCTTTAGTGCAAAGATAGAAACCATTGAGCGAAAATGGTTGTTGGTAGATGCAAAAGATAAAGTTTTAGGTCGTTTAGCTTCGAAGGTGGCGAGCCTTCTTCGGGGGAAACATAAACCGATCTTTACCCCTCATGTGGATACGGGGGATCACGTGATTGTTATTAATGCGGATCAAATTAAACTAACGGGTGAGAAACTCCAATCAAAAGTTTACTACCATCATTCAGGATACACCGGTGGATTAAAAGAAATTCCGGCCCAAAGACTCTTCCAAGAAAAACCTGAAAGGATGATCACCCTTGCGATCAAAGGCATGCTCCCAAAAAATAAATTAGGGCGGGCCATGATCAAAAAATTAAAGGTATATAAAGGCACTCAGCATCCCCACGAACCCCAACAACCCCAGGCCGTGGATTCATAA
- a CDS encoding Rieske 2Fe-2S domain-containing protein has product MAEYIKVAEVNEIAEGSSKLIRLGKKSIALFNIDGKIFAIHNICPHEGGPLNEGTVEGCRVICPWHGIPFDLRTGYSTSEEGFGVSVFETKIEGKTVLLKAPG; this is encoded by the coding sequence TTGGCGGAATATATAAAAGTCGCTGAGGTGAATGAGATTGCTGAAGGATCCTCTAAGTTGATCCGTTTGGGGAAAAAATCCATTGCTTTATTTAACATTGATGGGAAAATTTTCGCCATTCATAATATTTGCCCTCATGAGGGCGGTCCCTTGAATGAAGGAACAGTGGAGGGATGCCGGGTGATTTGCCCATGGCATGGAATACCGTTTGATCTGAGAACAGGGTATTCAACTTCTGAGGAAGGGTTTGGGGTATCGGTTTTTGAAACTAAAATTGAGGGAAAAACCGTTTTGTTAAAGGCCCCTGGATAA
- a CDS encoding sigma-70 family RNA polymerase sigma factor: METPDEELVIQVQKGESSLFNTLVERYQRRIYGVVLGMVHHREEALDLAQEVFLKAYKSLPQFKGHSRFYTWLYRIAVNTVIDFRRKSKGMQTFSIDDESIKEIPGNTASPDRQAINQELKGELHAALDSLPEDQRAIIILRELEELSYQEIADTFECSIGTVMSRLHYARKRLRERLKSYL; this comes from the coding sequence ATGGAAACACCCGATGAAGAACTGGTCATTCAGGTTCAAAAAGGGGAATCTTCTCTTTTTAATACACTCGTGGAGCGGTATCAACGCAGAATTTATGGGGTGGTATTGGGGATGGTCCATCATCGGGAAGAAGCTCTGGATTTAGCCCAGGAGGTGTTTCTAAAGGCTTATAAATCCTTACCCCAATTTAAGGGTCACTCTCGTTTTTATACCTGGTTGTATCGGATTGCAGTTAATACGGTGATTGATTTTCGCCGGAAATCCAAAGGGATGCAAACCTTTTCTATCGATGATGAAAGCATCAAAGAGATTCCCGGAAATACAGCCTCCCCGGATCGGCAGGCTATTAATCAGGAACTCAAGGGAGAACTTCACGCAGCATTAGATTCTTTACCCGAAGACCAGCGGGCCATTATTATTCTCAGAGAATTGGAAGAGCTTTCCTATCAGGAAATTGCGGATACCTTTGAATGTTCTATCGGTACGGTGATGTCTCGGTTGCATTATGCAAGAAAACGGCTTCGAGAAAGGTTAAAATCGTATCTTTAA